The Anaerolineae bacterium DNA segment GGTGACCACGACATCGGCCACGTGTTTATGGAGGTCTTTGCCCTCGATATTGCCAACGAAGTTCAATCCGCTGGCGGCGAGGAGGGAGAAAGCCTCTCGTACCAAGATAGAGCCTTTCTCCGGCTCTTCACCATTGGAGATGATCCCCACACGGGGATGGAGGATGCCGTGAACCCGCTCGGCATACACTGCTCCCATGATGGCGAACTGGAGCAGGTGTTCGGGCTTACAGTCGGCGTTGGCGCCGATATCGAGCAGGATACAACGATGAGGGGGCATGGGGTAAATGGTGGCTAGCGCCGGACGAATGATGCCGGGAATGCGGCCCAAGGTGAAGAGCGCGGCAGCCATCACTGCGCCGGAGTTACCGGCGGAGGCGAAGGCATCGGCCTGGCCCTCACGAACCAGACGCATGGCGACGACCATAGAGGCATCCCGCTTCTGCTTAACGGCCATAGTGTGTTCGTCCATCGCCACCACCTGCGAGGTGTGAACGATGGGCAGGCGGAGGCCGCGTGTGTCGTGCTGGCGCAGCTCCGCCCGGATACGCGCCTCATTGCCAACTAAAATCACCTCTAAGCCGTACGCACGCGCGGCTTGGACAGCCCCGGCTACGGTGGCCCCAGGGGCATAATCTCCTCCCATGGCGTCCAGCGCGATCCTCATCGCTTTTCTCCAGTTCAATCCACGTGTCAATAGGAAAGAAGAGCGATCAAGCTTCGTTTAGATTTGCCAATTTCTCTGGTGTTGTGATAGACTTTGTTGCTTTCTTCGGCCTGTCAGCCACCCCTTTCTGAGACATTCTACGACAGGCGGGCGCGATTGACAAGCAGGACGATCGAGACTATAATGGCTTGCGTGCCCCCGTGGTGGAATTGGCATACACGGCAGGTTGAGGGCCTGTGCCCGTTTAAGGGCGTGCCCGTTCGAGTCGGGCCGGGGGCATCTTCCCAGGCATTTGTCGGAGCTCTCAAGGGATATTATGAAAAGGCGAGACAGGGGCTTCGCCTGGTCAGGGCCCTATCCTTTGCAATGAATGTTGCACCCATGGGGAGTGGTACTATAGGATAGGAATGGAAATGGATAGGGCCTCCTGGATGTCTTCCCAGAGCGGCGAAAGCAATGCATAGCATAGATGGGCGATGACGGAAGAAGGGCATGGGTTCCCATTCTTCCGTCCATTTTTTGTAGGCGCGCAGAATCTGCCCATGCGCAGATGTCCCCTCTCCCAACTTGGAGAAAGGGGATTGGGCTGAAAGCTGGCCAAGGTGAGGGGCAGAAGCTGAGGACGCTTTTCAACGAGCCCCTGGGATAATGTTTCAAGGCTATTGCGAGCCAGGCCCAGGGATTGTGACCAGTCTCATCATAGGCATTCATGGGGTTACACTGGTACGCACTACATACGCAGCCACATCGAGAGCTACAGGTAGCCCATCTGCTCTTCGTACGAGAAGTGGAGGTCTTCTTACCAATGGTGCCGATGCGCCATCGGCGTCTTGGAAAGGTGGATCGCCCTCTTTTTCCCTGTTATCTCTTCGCCCGTTTTGATCTGGATGTATTAGGGCTTTCGCCAGTGCGATGGACGCCGGGACTACGTTGCGTGGTCGCTTTTGATGGTCGGCCGGTGGCGATCCCGGATGAGGTGATCGTTCGCCTGCAAGAGCGTGTGCAGGCCGTACAAGCGGCCGGTGGGTTGCCATCTCATCAATTTCAACCGGGCGAGCGGGTGTTGATCGTGGACGGCCCCCTGCGGGGGCTAGAGGCGGTGTTTCAGGGCCCGATGCGGCCCAGCGAACGGGTGCGGGTTTTGATCGAGTTCCTGGGCCGGTTAGCTGAGACGGAAGTGCCCTTGGACAGTGTGGAGCGTGTTCCCTCAGGAGCACGTGCTCATCCGCCGCGAAGGACGCGGGGCCGGGGACGGCCAATTCGTCCTCGCTGAATTACGGCCTTTCGGACACCCTCTGAGCGGCCTCATGCCGCGATGTAGATGCCTCATAACGCTGGCCTGTCGTAGCCGCTGCTCCGGGCTGGCTGCATCAGTGGGCCTTCGATGAGGAAGCCTGGCGTCGGATCTGCCTTATCTCAGCTCTTCCTGAGCGAGGAAAGGCGCTCGGAAGGGCAGCGCTTGCCTTTAGATCATCTCCCTTTTCCAAACCACCAGCGGATTGATCATGCGCTATTTGATCACCGGCGGGGCGGGGTTTATCGGCTCGCATCTGGCCGAAGCGCTACTAGCCGAAGGACATCAGGTCACCATCATAGACGACCTCTCCACCGGCCGCTTCGAGAACATCGTCCACCTGCGGGGCCAGCCCGGCTTCCGCTTTGCCATTGATACTATTACCAACGAGGTCGT contains these protein-coding regions:
- the plsX gene encoding phosphate acyltransferase PlsX; its protein translation is MRIALDAMGGDYAPGATVAGAVQAARAYGLEVILVGNEARIRAELRQHDTRGLRLPIVHTSQVVAMDEHTMAVKQKRDASMVVAMRLVREGQADAFASAGNSGAVMAAALFTLGRIPGIIRPALATIYPMPPHRCILLDIGANADCKPEHLLQFAIMGAVYAERVHGILHPRVGIISNGEEPEKGSILVREAFSLLAASGLNFVGNIEGKDLHKHVADVVVTDGFTGNVVIKLTEGVVAFLARLLARQLTGTWRDRLGLCLMAPGLVLALPGLLLMSPTLWHMRRQLDWREIGGAPLLGVNGVVIIGHGRSDPYAIRHMIRQAMVAAEQGLVAAIREGIQHLIPILDPVASKP